A portion of the Acidisoma sp. PAMC 29798 genome contains these proteins:
- a CDS encoding DNA-methyltransferase, whose protein sequence is MPAIAESNSALRIADLDVAVPIAREWTVGRQRIVQVDCLEGMAALPAASIDVCVTSPPYNIGVAYKTYQDRMPRQAYLDWLGDVGRAIRRVLAPEGSFFLNVGGTAKDPWIATDAARAMGEGFVLQNHITWVKSLSIGDDTVGHFKPISSPRFLNQNHEAIFHFTKSGEVAIDRLAIGVPFKDKSNIARWGHTRDRRCGGNVWFIPYETVKSKAQKFDHPAGFPIALPLRCIRMHGMAQPRVLDPFLGAGTTLVAAEQLGAAGIGFEMDGDYAERAATRIG, encoded by the coding sequence ATGCCCGCAATCGCCGAATCGAATTCCGCCTTACGGATCGCTGACTTGGACGTTGCCGTCCCTATCGCGCGGGAGTGGACGGTCGGCCGGCAGCGGATCGTGCAAGTCGACTGTCTGGAGGGGATGGCGGCGCTGCCAGCGGCGAGCATCGATGTCTGCGTGACCTCGCCGCCCTACAACATCGGCGTCGCCTACAAGACCTATCAGGACCGGATGCCGCGCCAGGCCTATCTGGACTGGCTTGGGGACGTAGGCCGGGCGATCCGTCGCGTGTTGGCGCCCGAGGGATCCTTCTTCCTCAATGTCGGTGGCACGGCGAAGGATCCTTGGATCGCGACGGACGCAGCGCGCGCCATGGGCGAGGGCTTCGTGCTGCAAAACCACATCACCTGGGTGAAGTCGCTGAGCATTGGGGACGATACGGTCGGGCATTTCAAGCCGATCTCGAGTCCGCGTTTCCTCAACCAGAATCACGAGGCGATCTTTCATTTCACCAAGTCGGGCGAGGTTGCGATCGATCGTTTGGCGATCGGCGTGCCCTTCAAGGACAAGTCCAATATCGCGCGCTGGGGGCATACGCGCGACCGCCGTTGCGGCGGCAATGTTTGGTTCATTCCCTATGAGACCGTGAAGTCCAAGGCGCAGAAGTTCGATCATCCAGCGGGATTTCCGATCGCGCTGCCGCTGCGCTGCATTCGGATGCACGGTATGGCGCAGCCGCGCGTGCTCGACCCGTTCCTCGGCGCCGGCACGACGCTGGTCGCGGCCGAGCAATTGGGCGCGGCGGGCATCGGCTTCGAGATGGACGGGGATTACGCGGAGCGCGCGGCGACGCGGATTGGGTGA
- a CDS encoding peptidoglycan -binding protein produces MPGYHRRRQNNGLDAWPGYVDALSTLLMVTIFVLLVFVLAQGMLSVTLTGKDKALERLNQEIAQLTDMLSLEKGRAADLQGNVASLAHDLGEVTTARDALARQLSAAQTEASQDSTEVTVLRSARDKLTAQLSDQAVQAQSATARLNDVQTQLSQQTAAAADANTRTSTLQASLTETQQRLTQNEATLSEATEAVAAATAATKIAAARTVQLQTQLDALQARATTAESDLATARAALSQDEARLAQQSQAVAAGSTALDKQKQLTDAANTELAMLNDQMAQLRAQLAAISAALELQTDSGRDKDAQIADLGRKLNLALAAKVQELQRYRSDFFGKLRDVLKNQPDIRVVGDRFVFQSDVLFPSNSADMTSGGQAQIDKIASAVRGIASEIPPGLSWMLRVDGHADSQPVTNGPYKDNWQLSAARAISVVQLLILDGVPANHLAATAFADTQPLDTGNTTDAYARNRRIEFRLTDR; encoded by the coding sequence ATGCCGGGCTATCATCGCAGGCGGCAGAATAACGGCCTCGATGCCTGGCCCGGCTATGTCGATGCTCTGTCGACCTTGCTCATGGTCACGATCTTCGTGCTTCTGGTCTTCGTGCTTGCCCAGGGCATGCTGTCGGTCACGCTCACAGGCAAGGACAAGGCGCTGGAGCGTCTGAATCAGGAGATTGCGCAGCTCACCGACATGCTGTCCCTGGAGAAGGGGCGCGCCGCCGATCTACAAGGCAATGTCGCGAGCCTCGCCCACGACCTCGGCGAAGTCACCACGGCGCGAGACGCGCTGGCGCGCCAGCTTTCCGCGGCGCAGACCGAAGCCAGCCAGGATTCGACCGAAGTCACCGTACTCCGTTCAGCGCGCGACAAGCTGACGGCGCAATTGTCCGACCAAGCGGTGCAGGCGCAATCCGCCACCGCGCGGCTGAATGACGTGCAGACACAACTGTCGCAACAGACGGCTGCCGCTGCGGACGCCAATACCCGCACATCGACGTTGCAGGCATCATTGACCGAAACACAGCAGCGTCTCACCCAGAACGAGGCGACCCTGTCCGAAGCGACGGAGGCGGTGGCCGCCGCCACCGCCGCCACCAAAATTGCCGCAGCCCGCACGGTGCAGCTTCAGACCCAGCTCGACGCCTTGCAGGCGCGCGCGACCACCGCCGAGTCGGATCTCGCCACCGCCCGTGCTGCGCTGAGCCAGGACGAGGCACGGCTCGCCCAGCAGTCACAGGCGGTCGCCGCCGGCAGCACCGCGCTCGACAAGCAGAAGCAATTGACCGACGCCGCCAATACCGAACTCGCCATGCTGAACGATCAGATGGCGCAGCTCCGCGCGCAGCTCGCTGCCATTTCAGCCGCGCTGGAACTTCAGACCGATTCAGGACGCGACAAGGATGCGCAGATCGCCGATCTCGGCCGCAAACTGAACCTCGCCCTTGCGGCAAAGGTGCAGGAGTTGCAGCGCTACCGCAGCGACTTCTTCGGCAAGCTGCGGGATGTGCTGAAGAACCAGCCCGATATCCGCGTGGTCGGCGATCGCTTCGTATTCCAGAGCGATGTGCTGTTCCCCTCGAACAGTGCCGACATGACCTCCGGCGGTCAGGCGCAGATCGACAAGATCGCCTCCGCCGTGCGCGGCATCGCCAGCGAAATTCCGCCGGGCCTATCCTGGATGCTGCGCGTGGACGGCCATGCCGATAGCCAACCGGTAACGAACGGACCCTATAAGGACAATTGGCAATTGTCTGCGGCGCGGGCGATTTCGGTGGTGCAGCTTTTGATTCTCGACGGTGTGCCGGCGAACCATCTCGCCGCCACGGCCTTTGCGGATACCCAGCCGCTCGACACCGGCAACACGACCGACGCCTATGCCCGCAATCGCCGAATCGAATTCCGCCTTACGGATCGCTGA
- a CDS encoding flagellar motor protein MotA — protein sequence MTRPTTYLIRMLIFLAAVLAVGIALIPKLALFFRSNPALNAFIFFVLLLGIIWNLRQVLRLEPEVAWVGAYQRSRQKLSGITPPKLLAPMARMLATRAEAVGRSEGRVTLSTQAMRSLLDGIGSRLDESRELSRYATALMIFLGLLGTFWGLLKTVSSVADVIQGMSVGGGDINAVFDQLKSGLAGPLAGMSTAFSSSMFGLAGALVLGFLDLQAGQAQNRFYNELEDWLAGLTRLSSGVLGGEGEGGNVPLYVQALLEQTAENMEGLQAVLSRGEEGRSQSTQTLAALADRLNTFTDTMRANQQLMLRIAESQSSLIPALQRLGERDKGGSSDEVAHAHLRNIEHALQRLITESEQGRAQSTSELRNDIRVLTRTIAAISEGPR from the coding sequence ATGACACGACCGACCACCTACCTGATCCGGATGCTGATCTTTCTGGCAGCGGTGCTCGCGGTCGGCATCGCGCTCATTCCCAAGCTCGCCTTGTTCTTCCGAAGCAATCCGGCGCTGAACGCCTTCATCTTTTTCGTGTTGCTGCTGGGCATCATCTGGAACCTGCGGCAGGTGCTACGGCTGGAGCCTGAGGTCGCCTGGGTCGGCGCCTATCAGCGCAGCCGGCAGAAGCTGTCCGGCATCACGCCGCCGAAGCTGCTGGCACCGATGGCGCGCATGCTGGCGACCCGCGCCGAAGCCGTCGGGCGCAGCGAAGGGCGCGTCACGCTCTCCACCCAAGCCATGCGCAGCCTGCTGGATGGCATCGGCAGCCGGCTCGACGAAAGCCGCGAACTGTCACGCTATGCAACGGCGCTGATGATCTTCCTCGGCCTGCTCGGCACCTTCTGGGGCTTGCTGAAGACAGTCAGTTCTGTGGCCGACGTCATCCAGGGCATGAGCGTCGGCGGCGGCGACATCAACGCGGTTTTCGACCAATTGAAAAGCGGTCTCGCCGGGCCGCTCGCCGGCATGTCCACCGCCTTCTCCTCCTCGATGTTCGGCCTCGCCGGCGCCCTGGTGCTGGGCTTCCTCGATCTCCAGGCCGGGCAGGCCCAGAACCGCTTCTATAACGAGCTGGAAGACTGGCTCGCCGGCCTGACGCGCCTCTCCTCCGGCGTGCTCGGCGGCGAGGGCGAAGGCGGCAATGTGCCGCTTTATGTCCAGGCGCTGCTGGAACAGACGGCCGAGAATATGGAAGGCCTGCAGGCGGTGCTGTCGCGCGGCGAGGAAGGGCGGTCGCAATCCACCCAAACCTTGGCGGCGCTCGCAGACCGGCTCAATACCTTCACCGATACCATGCGCGCCAATCAGCAGCTCATGCTGCGGATCGCGGAAAGCCAATCGAGCCTGATCCCCGCTTTGCAACGCCTGGGCGAGCGCGACAAGGGCGGCAGTTCCGACGAAGTCGCCCATGCCCATCTGCGTAATATCGAACATGCGCTGCAACGGCTCATCACCGAGAGCGAACAGGGCCGCGCGCAAAGCACCTCGGAGCTTCGCAACGACATCCGCGTGCTGACCCGTACCATCGCCGCCATCAGCGAAGGGCCGCGCTGA
- a CDS encoding inositol monophosphatase family protein yields the protein MAPRLSPHLTIMANAAQKAAKQLLRDFNEVEQLQVSIKGPSDFVSQADLKAEATIKQDLNKARPGYAFLMEESGASGSDNWTWRWVVDPLDGTTNFLHGMPHWAISIGLERRLPDGATELAAGVIYAPATDEMFWAEKGSGAFMNDRRLRVSARRDLSQSVFATGIPFAVAPARQRLAFARTLGALMPQVAGIRRFGAAALDLAWVAAGRFDGYWEVGIKPWDIAAGMLLVREAGGYVTDPKGSDQVGEDIVAGNPYLHPKLREMVLEGLDAAEAASS from the coding sequence ATGGCCCCGCGCCTCTCCCCCCATCTGACCATCATGGCGAACGCCGCGCAGAAGGCGGCCAAGCAGCTTTTGCGTGACTTCAATGAGGTCGAGCAGCTTCAGGTCAGCATCAAGGGACCGTCCGACTTCGTGTCCCAGGCCGATCTCAAGGCCGAAGCGACCATCAAGCAGGACCTGAACAAGGCGCGGCCGGGCTACGCCTTCCTCATGGAGGAGTCCGGTGCCTCGGGCTCCGACAACTGGACCTGGCGCTGGGTCGTCGATCCGCTGGATGGCACCACCAATTTCCTCCACGGCATGCCGCATTGGGCGATCAGCATCGGCCTTGAACGCCGCCTGCCGGATGGCGCCACGGAACTGGCGGCGGGCGTGATCTATGCCCCGGCGACGGACGAGATGTTCTGGGCCGAAAAGGGTTCGGGCGCCTTCATGAACGATCGCCGCCTGCGTGTGTCAGCACGGCGCGACCTGTCCCAGTCGGTATTCGCCACGGGCATTCCTTTCGCGGTGGCACCCGCGCGGCAGCGCCTCGCCTTCGCCCGCACCCTGGGCGCCTTGATGCCCCAAGTGGCTGGCATCCGGCGCTTCGGCGCGGCGGCGCTCGACCTCGCCTGGGTCGCGGCCGGGCGTTTCGACGGCTATTGGGAAGTCGGGATCAAGCCCTGGGACATCGCGGCCGGCATGCTGCTCGTGCGCGAGGCTGGCGGCTATGTGACCGACCCCAAGGGCTCGGACCAGGTCGGCGAGGATATCGTCGCCGGCAACCCGTATTTGCACCCGAAGCTACGGGAAATGGTGCTCGAAGGCCTCGACGCCGCCGAGGCAGCTAGCTCGTAG
- the efp gene encoding elongation factor P, whose product MKQQANLIRAGQVIEHDGRRWTVLKQQIITPGKGGAFIQVEMRDLKTGNKTNERWRTADTVERLMTDNKDFLYSYTDGDNLVLMDKETYEQTLVPAALLGEGVAFLQDNMPVTLDLVEGDPVGIHLPVSVVLEIIEADPVTKGQTATSSYKPAKLSNGIKTMVPPFIETGERIVVRTEDSTYMERAKS is encoded by the coding sequence ATGAAGCAGCAGGCGAACCTTATCCGCGCCGGCCAAGTGATCGAGCATGATGGCCGTCGCTGGACGGTGCTCAAGCAGCAGATCATTACCCCTGGCAAAGGCGGCGCTTTTATTCAGGTCGAAATGCGCGACCTCAAGACCGGCAACAAGACGAACGAGCGCTGGCGCACCGCCGACACCGTCGAGCGTCTGATGACCGACAACAAGGATTTCCTCTATTCCTATACGGACGGTGACAACCTCGTTCTGATGGACAAGGAAACCTATGAGCAGACGCTGGTGCCCGCCGCTTTGCTGGGCGAAGGCGTGGCCTTCCTGCAAGATAATATGCCGGTGACGCTCGATCTGGTGGAGGGTGACCCGGTTGGCATCCATCTTCCGGTGTCCGTCGTGCTGGAAATCATCGAAGCCGATCCTGTGACCAAGGGCCAGACCGCGACCAGCTCCTACAAGCCCGCCAAGCTGTCCAACGGCATCAAGACGATGGTGCCCCCCTTCATCGAGACCGGGGAACGCATCGTGGTCCGCACCGAGGACAGCACTTATATGGAGCGGGCGAAGTCCTGA
- the dusB gene encoding tRNA dihydrouridine synthase DusB, producing MGNRVTRNEPSLTHLQPIALGGQGNPIIETPVILAPMSGVTDLPFRTLARDLGAGLVVSEMIASWAMVRENQATLRMAKVASGGGPNSLQLAGCDPAAMAEAARIGMGLGADIIDINFGCPVKKVAVGQMAGSALMRDELGAARILEAVVRAVPVPVTLKMRMGWDHNHLNAPTLARIAEDCGIRMLTVHGRTRQQFYTGQADWAFIRQVKEAVKLPVIANGDIIVEEDAVEALAQSGADGVMIGRGCYGRPWFLAHVAEYLRTGIKRPEPELAARKAIMLDHYDSMLSHFGEQPGLRLARKHLAWYSRGLPGSADFRATVTRAAERPAVLALIDAFFDPLIARGVEAPAPDKTVMLAEAA from the coding sequence ATGGGCAATCGCGTGACTCGGAATGAACCGTCGTTGACTCACCTACAACCGATCGCGCTCGGCGGTCAGGGCAACCCGATTATCGAGACGCCGGTGATCCTTGCCCCGATGTCGGGCGTGACCGATCTGCCCTTCCGCACTCTGGCACGGGATCTCGGGGCGGGCCTGGTCGTTTCGGAAATGATCGCATCCTGGGCGATGGTGCGGGAAAATCAGGCAACTCTGCGCATGGCGAAGGTCGCCTCCGGCGGTGGCCCCAATTCCCTCCAATTGGCCGGCTGCGATCCGGCGGCCATGGCTGAGGCGGCCCGCATCGGCATGGGCCTGGGCGCCGATATCATCGACATCAATTTCGGCTGCCCAGTGAAAAAGGTGGCCGTGGGCCAGATGGCGGGCTCGGCCCTGATGCGGGATGAATTGGGTGCCGCCCGCATTCTGGAAGCCGTGGTCCGCGCCGTGCCGGTGCCGGTGACACTCAAGATGCGCATGGGCTGGGATCACAACCATCTCAATGCCCCGACCCTTGCGCGCATCGCCGAGGATTGCGGCATCCGCATGCTCACCGTCCATGGTCGCACCCGTCAGCAATTCTATACAGGCCAGGCTGACTGGGCCTTCATTCGCCAGGTGAAGGAGGCGGTGAAGCTTCCCGTCATCGCCAATGGCGACATCATCGTCGAGGAAGATGCGGTGGAGGCTTTGGCGCAATCCGGCGCGGACGGCGTGATGATCGGGCGCGGCTGCTATGGCCGGCCTTGGTTCCTGGCCCATGTCGCGGAGTATCTCCGCACCGGCATCAAGCGGCCGGAGCCCGAGCTCGCGGCCCGCAAGGCGATCATGCTCGACCACTACGACTCCATGCTGAGCCATTTCGGCGAGCAGCCGGGCCTGCGCCTCGCCCGCAAGCACCTCGCCTGGTATTCGCGCGGGCTTCCGGGCTCCGCCGATTTCCGCGCCACGGTCACCCGCGCCGCCGAGCGGCCGGCAGTGCTGGCGCTGATCGATGCCTTCTTTGACCCCCTGATCGCGCGCGGCGTCGAAGCGCCGGCGCCGGACAAGACCGTCATGCTGGCGGAAGCCGCGTGA